In one Brevibacillus composti genomic region, the following are encoded:
- the ltrA gene encoding group II intron reverse transcriptase/maturase, producing MELLEQILERKNLLEALKKVESNGGAAGIDGVSTEHLRAYVVEHWEKIRQQLLDGTYKPAPVRRVEIPKPDGGVRLLGIPTALDRMLQQAILQVLTPIFDPGFSPNSFGFRPGKRGHDAVRQAQRFIREGYRIVVDIDLEKFFDRVNHDILMSRVARKVKDKRVLKLIRKYLKSGVMAGGIVSHTEEGTPQGGPLSPLLSNIMLDDLDKELERRGLHFSRFADDCNIYVKTKRAGERVKASIERYLEGKLKLKVNKEKSAVERPWKRKFLGFSFTAQKEARIRISPKSLKRVKDKIRTLTKPTWSISMKERIQQLNQYLMGWIGYYALIETPKPLAELESWLKRRLRLCLWHQWKRVRTRYRELRKLGLTHQQAFEIASTRKGAWRTSITPHLHKALGNAYWQSQGLKSVTQRYFEIRQGWRTA from the coding sequence GTGGAATTGTTGGAGCAAATCCTGGAACGGAAGAATCTCTTGGAAGCCCTAAAGAAAGTGGAGTCCAACGGTGGGGCGGCAGGCATTGATGGGGTTTCAACCGAACACCTCCGAGCCTATGTCGTCGAACACTGGGAAAAGATTCGCCAGCAACTGCTGGACGGCACCTATAAGCCTGCTCCTGTCCGAAGGGTCGAAATCCCGAAACCCGACGGAGGAGTCAGGCTATTAGGTATACCTACCGCACTGGATCGTATGCTCCAACAAGCCATTCTCCAAGTATTGACACCGATCTTCGATCCGGGGTTCTCGCCAAATAGCTTTGGCTTCCGGCCGGGAAAACGGGGACACGATGCGGTGCGTCAAGCGCAAAGATTTATCCGTGAAGGATACCGAATCGTAGTGGACATCGATCTGGAGAAATTCTTTGATCGTGTGAACCACGACATCCTCATGAGCCGCGTTGCGAGGAAAGTGAAGGACAAGAGGGTTCTGAAACTGATTCGCAAATACCTGAAGTCAGGCGTAATGGCAGGAGGGATTGTGAGCCACACAGAGGAAGGCACTCCTCAGGGCGGCCCGCTTAGTCCATTACTGTCCAACATTATGTTGGATGACCTGGATAAGGAATTGGAGCGTAGAGGACTGCACTTCAGCCGTTTTGCGGATGACTGTAACATCTACGTGAAAACAAAACGTGCCGGAGAACGGGTAAAAGCTAGTATCGAGCGATACTTGGAGGGGAAATTAAAACTCAAGGTAAACAAGGAGAAAAGCGCAGTGGAAAGGCCGTGGAAACGCAAGTTTCTGGGATTCAGTTTCACAGCGCAGAAAGAGGCAAGGATTCGTATCTCTCCGAAGTCGCTCAAGCGGGTGAAAGATAAGATTCGGACATTGACCAAACCGACATGGAGTATTTCCATGAAGGAACGGATTCAGCAACTGAATCAATATCTAATGGGGTGGATTGGCTACTACGCACTTATTGAAACCCCAAAACCACTTGCAGAGTTGGAATCATGGCTAAAACGCCGGTTACGGCTCTGTCTATGGCACCAATGGAAACGGGTTCGTACTCGTTACCGCGAACTTCGGAAATTAGGACTGACACATCAACAGGCCTTCGAAATTGCGTCCACGCGCAAAGGCGCGTGGCGCACCTCAATAACTCCCCACTTACACAAAGCCCTTGGGAATGCCTACTGGCAATCCCAAGGACTCAAGAGTGTAACCCAAAGATATTTCGAAATTCGTCAAGGTTGGCGAACCGCCTAG
- a CDS encoding CdaR family transcriptional regulator, with protein MARQIVRETMNRLNRNINIMDHTGTIIASGDLSRVGEIHEGAADVIRSGQLLMITRDNQHLYKGARPGINLPIVFQEKMIGVIGITGEPEEIREFGELVKMITEMMINQSFLASQIEWKQRMKEMVFEELIGREPNVESAEQRLNLLKIKLRAPYQVSLIELRELPMQAQELIQKVEELLNEMQLLVGFRSVNRLFILTSGLEEQAVRRKLEEIQGFLRQKEIGFKIGLGSQVMETSKIAASHEEAKLALLLGDPGRGLISYLDVETKALINRIDPQVKQKFVNRVFAGTPHTSIETLEAFFACNLNIGEAAKQLFIHRNTLIYRLGKIKERTGYDPQVFHDAVSLQLAVWMYQNLEREDGILD; from the coding sequence ATGGCAAGGCAAATTGTACGCGAGACCATGAACCGTTTGAATCGAAATATCAATATCATGGATCACACCGGGACGATCATCGCGTCCGGAGACCTGTCGCGCGTCGGAGAAATTCACGAAGGAGCGGCGGATGTCATTCGCTCGGGCCAACTGCTGATGATCACCCGGGATAACCAGCATCTCTATAAAGGGGCACGACCGGGGATCAATCTGCCCATCGTCTTTCAGGAAAAAATGATCGGCGTGATTGGGATTACCGGGGAGCCGGAGGAGATAAGGGAGTTCGGCGAGCTGGTCAAAATGATCACGGAGATGATGATCAACCAGTCTTTTTTGGCCTCCCAGATCGAGTGGAAACAGCGGATGAAAGAAATGGTCTTCGAGGAGCTGATCGGACGGGAGCCCAATGTCGAATCGGCAGAGCAGCGGCTGAACCTATTGAAAATCAAGCTGCGGGCACCCTATCAGGTCTCGCTGATCGAACTGCGCGAGCTGCCCATGCAAGCGCAGGAGCTGATCCAAAAAGTAGAGGAGCTGCTGAATGAAATGCAGCTGCTGGTCGGATTCCGCAGCGTCAACCGCTTGTTCATCCTCACTTCCGGCCTCGAGGAGCAAGCCGTCCGGAGAAAGCTGGAGGAGATCCAGGGATTTTTGCGGCAAAAGGAGATCGGCTTTAAAATCGGCCTGGGCTCCCAGGTGATGGAGACGAGCAAGATCGCGGCATCCCATGAGGAAGCGAAGCTGGCTTTGCTGCTCGGGGACCCTGGGCGAGGCCTGATCTCCTATCTCGATGTGGAGACCAAGGCGCTGATCAACCGCATCGACCCGCAAGTCAAACAGAAATTTGTCAACCGGGTATTTGCGGGAACACCGCACACCTCGATTGAGACGCTGGAAGCGTTTTTTGCCTGCAATCTGAACATCGGGGAAGCGGCAAAACAACTGTTTATTCACCGCAATACGCTGATTTACCGGCTGGGGAAAATCAAGGAGCGGACAGGCTACGATCCGCAGGTTTTTCACGATGCGGTGTCGCTTCAGTTGGCGGTATGGATGTATCAGAATCTGGAGAGAGAGGATGGCATTCTCGACTGA
- a CDS encoding glycerate kinase, with protein MKVVIAPDSFKGSLSAIDVATAIEAGVKKVLPDAQTVLVPVADGGEGTMDSLVAATRGRQVNVTVTGPLHTPVQAAYGILGDQVTCVIEMASASGLCLVPSEKRDPLITTTYGTGELIRQALDDGCRRFILGIGGSATNDGGIGMLQALGMKLLDARGESVSFGGAAVENIVSIDDSAFDARIREAEFLIASDVQNPLVGPHGASHVFGPQKGATPEIADRLDRSLSKWADLVEAKTGIRLHELAGAGAAGGIGGAFQAFFPSHMRRGIDIVMEYTQLGKHLENADLVFTGEGQIDFQTASGKTPMGVAQEAQQRGVPVFVLAGSIGRGIDTLYQYGIHSIHSIINAPMTLEEAMKRAPELLAQTAEQVLRTYLARPTNQR; from the coding sequence GTGAAGGTTGTGATCGCACCCGATTCTTTTAAAGGAAGCCTGTCTGCCATTGACGTTGCCACTGCCATCGAAGCCGGCGTCAAAAAGGTCCTGCCTGATGCCCAGACGGTCCTCGTGCCCGTCGCCGACGGCGGAGAAGGAACGATGGACAGCCTGGTCGCCGCCACCCGGGGACGCCAGGTGAACGTCACCGTAACCGGTCCGCTGCACACGCCGGTCCAGGCCGCTTACGGCATTCTCGGAGATCAAGTCACCTGTGTGATTGAAATGGCCAGCGCATCGGGCTTGTGTCTGGTTCCAAGCGAAAAGAGAGATCCTCTGATCACGACGACGTATGGTACGGGCGAACTGATCAGACAAGCGCTGGACGACGGTTGCCGCAGATTTATCCTCGGCATCGGTGGAAGCGCTACCAATGACGGCGGCATCGGCATGCTGCAGGCCCTCGGCATGAAGCTGCTAGACGCCCGGGGAGAATCCGTCAGCTTTGGCGGCGCGGCTGTCGAAAACATCGTGTCCATCGACGACAGCGCGTTTGATGCCCGGATTCGCGAAGCGGAGTTTTTGATCGCTTCGGATGTGCAAAATCCGCTCGTCGGACCGCACGGCGCTTCTCATGTGTTCGGGCCGCAAAAAGGGGCCACGCCGGAGATCGCGGACCGGCTGGACCGCTCCCTTTCCAAATGGGCCGACCTGGTCGAAGCCAAGACGGGCATCCGGCTGCACGAGCTGGCAGGCGCAGGAGCGGCAGGCGGAATTGGCGGTGCCTTTCAAGCGTTTTTCCCCTCCCATATGAGACGGGGCATCGACATCGTGATGGAGTACACCCAGCTAGGCAAGCATCTGGAGAATGCCGATCTCGTCTTCACCGGGGAAGGACAGATTGATTTTCAAACAGCCTCTGGCAAAACTCCGATGGGAGTAGCGCAAGAAGCCCAGCAACGAGGCGTTCCGGTTTTCGTTCTGGCCGGATCCATCGGTCGCGGCATCGATACGCTTTATCAGTACGGAATTCATAGCATTCATAGCATTATCAATGCGCCGATGACACTGGAGGAAGCGATGAAACGGGCCCCGGAGCTGCTGGCTCAAACAGCGGAGCAAGTGCTTCGCACGTATCTGGCACGTCCCACCAATCAAAGATAA
- a CDS encoding 2-keto-3-deoxygluconate permease: MQIKRTIEKVPGGLMVVPLLLGALLNTIDQMHLPFIMSFLKSLGVAATSDGHYEFLRIGGFSEALFKNSSIILIALFLFCCGSQMNLRVGGTALKKGVLLTASKYFTGVIVGFMWGKLSGDMMNGFLGLSAMAIIAAMTNGNGGMYAALTSQYGNRSDVGAVAVLSLNDGPFFTLMALGMLGANFPVIAFIAVLLPIGIGMILGNLDPEIRDFLKAGELLPVPFFAFSLGAGMNFATFLKPEVLLGGLALGFMTTILTGGTGMLVFKLFREKSHIAPVAEASTAGNAVGTPAAIAAAATVAAGSGMMSAADAQAYQDMVNIATAQISISTLTTAILCPIAVIMIDNWQKKRGINGRLESHEMDNPAHAAVNR; the protein is encoded by the coding sequence ATGCAAATCAAACGCACGATCGAAAAGGTTCCAGGCGGACTCATGGTTGTTCCTCTGCTCCTGGGTGCTCTGCTGAACACGATTGACCAAATGCATCTACCCTTTATCATGAGTTTTCTGAAGTCTCTCGGCGTCGCTGCCACCAGTGATGGCCATTATGAGTTTTTGCGGATTGGCGGATTCTCCGAAGCACTCTTTAAAAACAGTTCGATTATCTTGATTGCCCTCTTCCTGTTCTGCTGTGGAAGCCAGATGAATCTCCGCGTAGGCGGAACAGCCCTGAAAAAAGGCGTCCTGCTGACCGCGAGCAAATACTTCACGGGCGTGATCGTCGGCTTTATGTGGGGCAAGCTGTCCGGTGACATGATGAACGGCTTCCTCGGCCTCTCTGCCATGGCGATCATCGCGGCGATGACCAATGGAAACGGCGGCATGTACGCGGCCCTCACCTCCCAGTACGGCAACCGCTCGGACGTCGGTGCGGTGGCAGTGCTCTCGCTGAACGACGGTCCTTTCTTTACGCTGATGGCACTCGGGATGCTCGGGGCAAACTTCCCGGTCATCGCCTTTATCGCGGTACTCTTGCCAATCGGGATCGGCATGATCTTGGGCAATCTGGACCCGGAAATTCGCGATTTCTTAAAAGCGGGGGAACTGCTTCCCGTCCCGTTCTTCGCTTTTTCTCTCGGCGCGGGGATGAACTTCGCGACCTTCCTCAAGCCGGAGGTGCTGCTGGGCGGACTGGCTCTCGGCTTCATGACCACCATCCTGACGGGCGGCACAGGGATGCTCGTGTTCAAGCTCTTCCGTGAAAAGAGCCACATCGCTCCGGTGGCGGAAGCCTCTACCGCCGGAAACGCCGTAGGGACACCGGCTGCCATCGCTGCAGCGGCAACCGTAGCGGCCGGCTCCGGCATGATGTCCGCTGCCGATGCGCAAGCTTACCAAGACATGGTGAATATTGCGACAGCGCAGATCTCCATCTCTACGCTGACGACCGCCATCCTCTGCCCGATCGCCGTCATTATGATCGACAACTGGCAAAAGAAACGCGGCATCAACGGCAGACTGGAGTCCCACGAAATGGACAATCCTGCCCATGCTGCCGTAAATCGCTAA
- the larA gene encoding nickel-dependent lactate racemase: protein MKTTLLYGKHGLEIEVPDDSVILEPKNLPGLANDEEAVREALRNPIGCAPLRELVRQEDKVAIVISDITRPTPNHKLVPWLIQELSHVPLENFVVINGTGTHRDQTREEFIQMLGEWVVDNIRVINHHCHEKDELVKVGESRFGCDVYLNKEYVEADFKIVTGFIEPHFFAGFSGGPKGIMPGIAGIETIQTFHNARMIGDPLSTWGNMVGNPVQDMTREINAMCKPDFMLNVTLNREKEITAVFAGELYEAHDRGCAYAKEHAMIRCDHRFDVVITSNSGYPLDQNLYQAVKGMSAAHKIVKKGGAIICASECSDGLPNHGNYASILKMRETPQEILEMINDPGFKIFDQWQVQKQAVIQVWADVYVYSSLSDEDVRMAKLIPTRDIEKTLAELKAKYGENMSVAVLPLGPLTIPYVDEDEGNTP, encoded by the coding sequence ATGAAAACGACATTGCTGTACGGTAAACACGGTTTGGAAATAGAAGTGCCAGACGACTCCGTGATTCTGGAGCCGAAGAACCTGCCTGGACTGGCAAATGATGAAGAGGCGGTACGGGAGGCCCTGCGCAATCCGATCGGCTGCGCTCCCCTGCGCGAACTGGTGCGCCAAGAGGACAAAGTGGCGATCGTCATCAGCGACATTACCCGGCCCACGCCCAACCACAAGCTGGTCCCCTGGCTGATCCAGGAGCTCTCTCACGTTCCTTTGGAAAACTTCGTGGTGATCAACGGCACCGGCACCCATCGCGACCAGACGCGCGAAGAGTTTATCCAGATGCTGGGCGAGTGGGTCGTGGACAATATCCGCGTCATCAACCACCACTGCCACGAAAAAGACGAGCTGGTCAAAGTGGGCGAGAGCCGCTTCGGCTGCGATGTCTATCTGAACAAGGAGTATGTGGAGGCTGATTTCAAGATAGTCACCGGCTTTATCGAGCCGCACTTTTTCGCCGGATTCTCCGGCGGGCCCAAAGGCATCATGCCGGGCATCGCGGGAATCGAGACGATCCAGACCTTTCACAATGCACGGATGATCGGCGATCCGCTCTCCACCTGGGGCAATATGGTGGGCAACCCCGTCCAGGACATGACGCGGGAGATCAACGCCATGTGCAAACCGGACTTTATGCTCAATGTCACCTTGAACCGGGAAAAGGAAATCACCGCCGTATTTGCCGGCGAACTGTACGAAGCCCATGACCGGGGATGCGCCTATGCCAAGGAGCATGCGATGATCCGCTGCGATCACCGTTTTGACGTGGTGATCACCTCCAATTCAGGCTATCCGCTGGATCAGAATCTGTATCAAGCGGTCAAAGGCATGAGTGCGGCCCATAAGATCGTCAAAAAAGGCGGCGCCATCATCTGCGCATCCGAATGCTCAGACGGCCTTCCCAATCACGGGAACTACGCCAGCATCCTGAAAATGAGAGAGACGCCGCAGGAGATTCTGGAGATGATCAACGACCCCGGCTTCAAGATTTTTGACCAGTGGCAGGTGCAGAAGCAGGCCGTCATTCAGGTCTGGGCGGATGTCTATGTCTATTCCTCGCTGTCCGACGAAGATGTGAGAATGGCCAAGCTGATCCCGACCCGCGACATCGAGAAGACGCTGGCGGAATTGAAAGCGAAGTACGGCGAAAACATGAGCGTAGCGGTGCTCCCGCTCGGTCCGCTGACCATTCCGTACGTGGATGAAGACGAAGGAAATACGCCATGA
- a CDS encoding DMT family transporter, producing the protein MSWFYLFLAIFLEVAGTTSMKLSEGMSKPIPTIAMFVLYFFSFSSLSLALKQLEVGTAYAIWSGLGTAAIALIGVYLFKDSFSLLKGVAILLIILGCVLLNLDSGGEKAGAPLATNSSEAGNQSGVS; encoded by the coding sequence ATGAGTTGGTTCTATCTGTTCCTGGCTATCTTTCTAGAGGTGGCGGGGACCACCTCGATGAAGTTGTCGGAGGGGATGAGCAAACCTATTCCGACGATTGCGATGTTTGTCCTCTATTTTTTCAGTTTTTCGTCCCTGAGTCTGGCGCTGAAACAGCTGGAAGTCGGCACGGCATACGCCATCTGGTCCGGTCTCGGCACGGCAGCCATCGCGCTCATCGGGGTCTATTTGTTCAAGGATTCGTTCAGCCTGCTAAAGGGCGTAGCGATTCTCCTGATCATCCTCGGCTGCGTCCTGCTGAATCTGGACAGCGGCGGCGAGAAGGCAGGAGCCCCGCTGGCCACAAACAGCAGCGAGGCGGGCAATCAGAGTGGCGTCTCTTGA
- the pdxR gene encoding MocR-like pyridoxine biosynthesis transcription factor PdxR: MLFTPQIDETSRKPHYLQIYEQIKRQIIAGSLSEHDKLPSVRKLADALGLSTTPVETAYQQLIAEGFISSRPKSGYYVQPMSDLHLHRDQEPENKIAVERLPHRDTSPYPYDFHLSKNDFSQFPFALWRRLFNRVLTAENQEMLFYGDPQGEPGLKQELARYLLQLRGVVCSPEQIVIGADQHGLLSLLAQMLKGDVQRAGVENPGYPLLPSTFRQNGYEVVPIPLEEDGLDVGEVEQSGVQLVSVSPSHQYPLGMIMPIAKRLRLLEWAQRTGSYIIEDDYDGEFRYHGRPVPALQGLVPDARVVYMGGFSQVLAPALCVYYMVLPVDLLPVYDRLLRELLLEQSASPLHQHTLQLFMQEGHFERHVRRMRNVYRKKHDVLVQAVRKHMGERAVLLGEDAGFHLVLRVRHHLEERELSRMARGAGIRLSSTAYTWMTPRMEEEEKEFILGFAGIELDRIEPGIEALTRVWWG; this comes from the coding sequence CGGGCAGTCTCTCGGAGCATGATAAGCTGCCGTCTGTTCGAAAGCTGGCAGATGCCCTCGGATTAAGCACGACGCCGGTAGAGACGGCGTACCAGCAGCTCATCGCCGAAGGCTTTATCAGCAGCCGCCCCAAAAGCGGCTACTATGTCCAGCCCATGTCCGATCTCCACCTCCACCGGGATCAGGAACCGGAAAACAAGATCGCCGTCGAGCGTCTCCCGCATCGGGACACTTCGCCGTACCCGTATGATTTTCACCTTTCCAAAAACGACTTTTCCCAGTTTCCCTTTGCCTTATGGCGGCGGCTGTTCAACCGCGTCCTGACTGCAGAGAATCAGGAGATGCTCTTTTACGGAGATCCGCAGGGGGAGCCGGGTCTCAAGCAGGAGCTGGCCCGCTATCTCTTGCAGCTGCGCGGCGTGGTTTGCTCGCCGGAACAGATCGTCATCGGAGCGGATCAGCACGGGCTTCTGTCCCTGCTCGCGCAGATGCTGAAAGGGGACGTGCAGCGGGCAGGCGTAGAAAATCCCGGCTATCCCCTGCTGCCCTCCACGTTTCGGCAAAACGGCTATGAGGTGGTGCCGATTCCGCTGGAAGAGGATGGCCTAGATGTAGGAGAGGTAGAGCAAAGCGGGGTGCAGCTAGTCTCGGTCTCGCCCTCGCACCAATACCCGCTCGGCATGATTATGCCAATCGCCAAAAGACTGCGGCTCCTGGAGTGGGCGCAGCGGACGGGGAGCTACATCATCGAGGACGATTACGACGGCGAGTTCCGCTACCACGGCAGACCCGTGCCCGCGCTCCAAGGGCTGGTCCCGGATGCACGGGTGGTCTATATGGGCGGTTTTTCGCAAGTGCTGGCCCCGGCTCTCTGTGTGTATTACATGGTTTTGCCGGTCGATTTGCTCCCGGTGTATGACCGTCTGCTCCGCGAGCTGCTGCTGGAGCAGTCCGCATCGCCCCTGCACCAGCATACCCTTCAGCTGTTCATGCAGGAGGGGCATTTCGAAAGACATGTGCGCCGGATGCGCAATGTATACCGCAAAAAGCATGACGTCCTCGTGCAGGCCGTACGAAAGCATATGGGCGAGCGGGCGGTGCTGCTGGGAGAAGATGCCGGCTTTCATCTGGTGCTGCGCGTCAGGCATCATCTGGAGGAGCGAGAGCTTTCCCGGATGGCGAGGGGAGCGGGCATCCGGCTCTCATCGACCGCCTACACGTGGATGACCCCCCGGATGGAAGAGGAGGAAAAAGAGTTCATCCTCGGATTTGCGGGAATCGAGCTGGATCGGATCGAGCCGGGCATCGAAGCGCTGACGCGGGTCTGGTGGGGATAG